In Candidatus Methylomirabilis limnetica, a single window of DNA contains:
- a CDS encoding GDP-mannose 4,6-dehydratase, producing the protein MEPRTVVLTGCAGFIGCKVAELLLHAGHLVVGIDNLNDAYDVRLKQRRLDQILHHPSFQFHQLDISDRAALSAPFEAACGPHGRGPVAVINLAARAGVRQSVEDPWVYYDTNVTGTLNLLDLCRTLGINKFILSSTSSLYGQNNQLPYREDANTDAPLSPYAASKKAAETLCYTYHYLYGIDVTVFRYFTVYGPSGRPDMSLFRFVQWISEEHQVLVYGDGQQSRDFTFVDDIARGTIAGLKPLGYEVINLGSDAPVVLMDAIRLIEALIGKKAVIVNTARHPADVSATWADISKARRLLDWQPHSTFQDGVGALVRWYQANREWAMHVSTG; encoded by the coding sequence TTGGAACCAAGGACCGTTGTGCTGACAGGTTGTGCGGGCTTCATCGGCTGCAAGGTCGCCGAGTTGCTCCTCCATGCCGGCCACCTCGTCGTCGGGATCGACAACCTCAACGACGCCTATGACGTCCGGCTCAAGCAGCGGCGCCTCGATCAGATCCTCCACCATCCCAGCTTTCAGTTCCACCAGCTCGACATCAGCGACCGGGCGGCTCTGAGCGCGCCCTTTGAGGCAGCATGTGGACCCCATGGTCGCGGTCCAGTCGCCGTTATCAACCTGGCTGCTCGCGCCGGCGTACGCCAATCCGTTGAAGACCCCTGGGTGTACTACGACACCAACGTCACCGGGACGCTCAATCTGTTGGACCTCTGCCGGACACTCGGCATCAACAAATTTATCCTCTCCTCCACCTCCAGCCTGTACGGCCAAAACAACCAATTGCCCTACCGGGAAGACGCAAATACCGACGCCCCCCTTTCGCCCTACGCCGCCTCCAAAAAGGCCGCCGAAACACTCTGCTATACCTATCATTACTTGTACGGGATCGACGTGACGGTTTTTCGGTACTTTACCGTCTACGGTCCCTCCGGGCGACCTGATATGAGCCTCTTTCGCTTCGTGCAGTGGATCAGCGAAGAGCACCAGGTACTGGTGTATGGCGACGGCCAACAATCCCGCGACTTCACCTTCGTGGACGATATCGCCAGAGGTACGATCGCCGGCCTCAAGCCGCTGGGATATGAGGTCATCAACCTGGGTTCCGACGCGCCCGTTGTCCTGATGGATGCGATTCGGCTCATTGAAGCATTAATTGGGAAGAAGGCGGTCATCGTCAACACCGCCCGTCATCCAGCCGACGTATCGGCGACTTGGGCTGACATCAGCAAAGCCAGGCGATTACTGG
- a CDS encoding carboxypeptidase-like regulatory domain-containing protein — MGERWWMSVGWAGLLCLVFVAVGCATAQIAEQRVVSGRITDQQGRPVPGTPVLVVGRRLDFTTKFDYAELDRRGLKVLTADDGWYRAEFIPSELGNNLYLFFHAEEGFDGVRFQKPEGIDITKRLKEGRELRLDQLLLDHPQWKEVQRQIAEFGADSARGKVLRQLGLPERIDRGAGNQPAETWWYYGKGISYRFAGPVIGGSYTFQPIRGVLPPVPTK; from the coding sequence ATGGGGGAACGCTGGTGGATGAGTGTCGGATGGGCAGGGCTCCTGTGCCTGGTGTTCGTTGCGGTCGGATGCGCAACGGCCCAGATTGCGGAGCAACGGGTCGTCAGCGGCCGGATTACCGATCAACAGGGCCGGCCCGTGCCGGGAACGCCCGTGCTGGTGGTGGGACGGCGGCTTGATTTCACCACGAAGTTTGACTACGCGGAACTTGACCGGCGGGGGCTGAAAGTCCTGACTGCCGACGACGGCTGGTACAGGGCCGAGTTCATCCCCAGCGAACTCGGAAATAACCTCTACCTATTCTTCCATGCCGAAGAGGGGTTCGATGGTGTCCGGTTTCAAAAGCCGGAAGGGATCGACATCACCAAGCGGCTAAAGGAGGGCAGAGAGCTGAGATTAGATCAACTGCTTCTCGACCATCCGCAATGGAAGGAGGTACAGCGACAGATCGCGGAGTTCGGGGCGGATTCAGCAAGGGGAAAGGTCCTGCGTCAGTTGGGTCTTCCGGAGCGAATCGACCGTGGAGCCGGCAACCAGCCCGCCGAGACTTGGTGGTATTACGGTAAGGGGATCAGCTACCGTTTTGCCGGGCCTGTGATCGGGGGTTCGTATACGTTCCAGCCTATCCGAGGCGTGCTGCCGCCTGTCCCCACGAAGTAA
- the uvrA gene encoding excinuclease ABC subunit UvrA — protein sequence MANNKILIRGAREHNLQSIDLEIPRDKLVVITGVSGSGKSSLAFDTIYAEGQRRYVESLSTYARQFLEQMDKPDVDLIEGLSPAISIEQKTTSKNPRSTVATVTEIYDYLRLLFARVGKPHCYACGKPIASQTVQQIVDQVMALPDGSKFQVLAPVVRGRKGEYRQVFADLRRQGFVRVRVDGKPRELEESIELDKNKKHTIEVVVDRLVLKADIQKRLADSLETALKLSEGIVVVNLLDPSKDLTFSERLACIDCGVSYPEISPRIFSFNSPHGACPTCDGLGTKLDGRMDDLPGILEPWHGKANIHYLDRRYKETSSSKVREEIEDYVKHLANVRPCPDCQGTRLRRESLAIKVDGKSIADVTHYSVKAGLRFFQDLQFSEKDHEIARRILKELRERLTFLVNVGLDYLTLDRTAATLAGGEAQRIRLATQIGSSLVGVLYILDEPSIGLHQRDNVRLLDTLKRLRDLGNTVLVVEHDEETIRLADYVIDMGPGAGVSGGRVVACGSPRDIIRHKSSLTGQYLSGRMTIPVPALRRRGNGRVLTIIGAREHNLKNIEVEIPLGVLTCVTGVSGSGKSTLVNEILRRALDRKLYGSRERPGAHDKILGAEHIDKVIDIDQSPIGRTPRSNPATYTGVFNFIRELYALVPESRIRGYKLGRFSFNVKGGRCEACQGDGLIQIEMHFLPDVHVTCDICKGARYNRETLEIIYKGKSIADVLDMTVQEALAFFQPVPKIKEKLQTLFDVGLGYIKLGQSATTLSGGEAQRVKLSRELSKRGTGQTLYILDEPTTGLHFHDIRQLLEVLHRLTDAGNTVVVIEHNLEVIKTADWIIDLGPEGGDEGGHVVVAGQPEEVAAHPTSYTGQFLARTLKG from the coding sequence ATGGCAAACAACAAGATTCTTATTCGGGGTGCGCGAGAGCACAACCTTCAGTCGATTGACCTGGAGATCCCTCGGGACAAGCTTGTGGTCATCACCGGCGTCTCCGGCTCCGGGAAGTCGTCGCTGGCGTTCGACACCATCTATGCCGAGGGTCAGCGTCGCTACGTCGAGTCGCTTTCTACGTACGCCCGTCAGTTCCTGGAGCAGATGGATAAACCGGACGTAGACCTGATCGAGGGGCTCTCGCCGGCGATCTCCATCGAGCAGAAGACCACCAGCAAAAACCCCCGTTCGACCGTGGCGACAGTGACGGAGATCTACGATTACCTCCGCCTCCTGTTTGCCAGGGTGGGTAAGCCGCACTGTTACGCCTGCGGTAAGCCGATCGCGTCCCAGACGGTGCAGCAGATCGTGGACCAGGTGATGGCACTGCCGGATGGAAGTAAGTTCCAGGTCCTGGCCCCGGTCGTGCGAGGGCGGAAGGGGGAGTACCGCCAGGTCTTCGCTGACCTGCGCCGGCAGGGATTCGTCCGCGTTCGTGTCGACGGTAAGCCTCGGGAATTGGAAGAGTCGATCGAGCTGGACAAAAATAAGAAGCACACGATCGAGGTGGTGGTGGATCGGCTCGTTCTGAAGGCGGATATTCAAAAACGGCTGGCTGATTCGCTCGAGACCGCGCTCAAGCTCAGCGAGGGGATTGTGGTAGTCAACCTCCTCGATCCGTCGAAGGATCTGACCTTCTCCGAGCGCCTGGCCTGCATCGACTGTGGCGTCAGCTATCCGGAAATCAGCCCTCGCATCTTCTCCTTCAATAGCCCGCACGGCGCCTGCCCCACGTGCGACGGCTTGGGCACGAAGCTGGACGGACGGATGGACGATCTCCCGGGTATCCTGGAGCCGTGGCACGGTAAAGCGAACATCCACTATCTGGACCGCCGCTATAAGGAGACCTCTTCATCCAAGGTGCGGGAAGAGATTGAAGACTACGTCAAGCACTTGGCCAACGTCCGCCCCTGCCCGGATTGTCAGGGGACGCGCCTGCGGCGGGAGTCACTGGCTATCAAGGTAGATGGCAAGTCGATCGCGGACGTGACGCATTACTCGGTCAAGGCGGGGCTGCGGTTCTTCCAGGACCTACAGTTCAGCGAGAAAGACCATGAGATCGCCCGCCGCATCCTGAAGGAGCTACGGGAGCGTCTGACGTTCCTCGTGAACGTCGGCCTCGACTACCTGACCCTGGACCGGACTGCGGCCACCCTGGCCGGCGGAGAGGCGCAACGAATCCGCTTGGCGACGCAGATCGGTAGCTCACTGGTCGGCGTCCTGTACATCCTGGACGAGCCCAGCATTGGCTTGCATCAACGGGATAATGTCCGCCTCCTGGATACCCTGAAGCGGCTCCGCGATTTGGGGAACACGGTCCTGGTTGTGGAGCACGACGAAGAGACGATCCGTCTTGCCGACTATGTCATCGATATGGGCCCAGGGGCAGGGGTTTCTGGTGGGCGAGTCGTGGCGTGCGGGAGCCCTCGGGACATCATCAGACATAAGAGTTCGCTGACCGGTCAGTACCTGTCGGGACGCATGACGATTCCTGTTCCTGCCCTTCGACGGCGAGGGAACGGGCGCGTCCTCACCATCATCGGAGCGCGAGAACATAACCTCAAGAACATCGAGGTGGAGATCCCCCTGGGTGTGTTGACCTGCGTGACGGGCGTGTCCGGTTCCGGGAAGAGCACCCTGGTGAACGAGATCCTGCGGCGGGCGCTCGATCGCAAGCTCTACGGCTCTCGGGAGCGACCGGGAGCGCACGACAAGATTCTTGGCGCCGAGCATATCGACAAGGTGATCGATATCGATCAGTCGCCCATCGGCCGCACCCCCCGCAGCAACCCGGCGACCTATACGGGCGTCTTCAATTTCATCAGGGAGCTGTACGCGCTGGTTCCGGAATCGCGTATCCGGGGCTACAAGCTTGGCCGCTTCAGTTTCAATGTCAAGGGCGGCCGATGTGAGGCCTGCCAGGGCGACGGGCTGATCCAGATCGAGATGCACTTCCTCCCAGATGTCCACGTCACCTGTGATATCTGCAAGGGGGCCCGCTACAACCGGGAGACGCTGGAGATTATCTATAAGGGCAAGAGCATTGCCGATGTATTGGATATGACCGTACAAGAGGCGCTGGCCTTCTTTCAGCCTGTCCCCAAGATCAAGGAGAAACTTCAGACCCTTTTTGATGTTGGTCTTGGCTACATTAAACTGGGCCAGTCGGCCACGACGCTCTCTGGCGGTGAGGCGCAGCGAGTCAAGCTGTCGCGGGAACTCAGCAAGCGAGGGACCGGCCAGACCCTGTATATCCTGGATGAGCCGACCACCGGGCTGCACTTCCACGATATCCGCCAACTCCTGGAGGTCCTGCACCGCCTGACCGATGCTGGCAACACCGTCGTAGTGATCGAGCACAACCTCGAGGTGATCAAAACGGCTGACTGGATCATCGACCTGGGCCCGGAGGGCGGCGATGAGGGAGGGCATGTCGTCGTAGCAGGCCAGCCGGAGGAGGTGGCCGCCCATCCGACCTCCTACACCGGCCAATTCCTGGCACGCACCCTGAAAGGCTAA